A window of Actinomycetota bacterium contains these coding sequences:
- a CDS encoding aspartate carbamoyltransferase catalytic subunit, with protein MIRHLLSIRDVTPEQVERVLATAATFQAEGPRIMRKYPTLRGKTVVNLFFESSTRTRTSFELAAKRLSADVINFTASGSSVDKGESLKDTAQTIEAMGVDAIVIRHRSSGAPHQLAQWVRANVINAGDGTHEHPTQALLDLYTIRQHFPSFAGLRVAIVGDVAHSRVARSDVWGLQMMGADVTLVGPPTLMPPHVESWGADVATDLDSVLPKVDVVYLLRMQLERMKVGYVPTLREYSRLWGLDAARANALKEDALIMHPGPMNRGVEITAEAAELPRAVITDQVANGVAVRMALLYLMLGGRDAREEVPVE; from the coding sequence TTCCAGGCGGAGGGTCCGCGCATCATGCGCAAGTACCCGACGCTTCGCGGCAAGACGGTTGTCAACCTCTTCTTTGAATCCTCGACGCGAACTCGGACGTCGTTCGAACTCGCCGCGAAGCGACTTTCGGCGGACGTGATCAACTTCACTGCGTCGGGCTCCTCGGTGGACAAGGGGGAGTCGCTCAAGGACACCGCGCAGACGATCGAGGCGATGGGGGTCGATGCCATCGTCATCCGCCACCGGTCCTCCGGCGCTCCGCACCAATTGGCTCAGTGGGTCCGCGCCAACGTGATCAACGCCGGCGACGGGACTCACGAACACCCGACGCAGGCATTGCTCGATCTCTACACGATTCGGCAGCACTTCCCGTCATTCGCCGGTTTGCGTGTAGCCATCGTCGGAGATGTCGCGCACTCACGGGTGGCTCGGTCGGACGTGTGGGGGTTGCAGATGATGGGGGCGGACGTCACGTTGGTTGGGCCCCCGACTCTGATGCCGCCGCACGTGGAATCGTGGGGAGCCGATGTCGCTACGGATCTCGACTCCGTGTTGCCCAAGGTCGACGTTGTTTATCTGCTACGAATGCAGTTGGAGCGAATGAAGGTCGGGTACGTCCCGACGCTTCGCGAGTACTCGCGACTGTGGGGCCTCGACGCCGCACGAGCCAATGCACTCAAGGAGGATGCTCTCATCATGCATCCGGGCCCGATGAATCGAGGTGTTGAGATCACTGCGGAAGCCGCGGAACTCCCGCGCGCGGTGATCACCGATCAGGTCGCCAACGGGGTCGCCGTGCGCATGGCGCTGCTGTACCTGATGCTCGGTGGGCGCGACGCGCGCGAGGAGGTGCCGGTCGAATGA
- a CDS encoding dihydroorotase has protein sequence MSEHSYLLRGGRLIDPASGRDERCDVLVSGGVVASVGAEIAPDGAEIIECGGLVVAPGFVDLHTHLREPGREDAETVATGTRAAARGGYTAVCPMANTDPVADSAAIVEQVQALGRAAGLADVFPVGAITVGLAGERLAEMGEMAASRARVNFFSDDGKCVQDAGLMRRALEYARTFDAVVANHAEEGNLAAGGHMNEGGIASALGIRGIPAEAEEVIVARDIMLARLTGARLHVPHVSTAGSVALVRSAKERGIRVTAEVTPHHLSLTDELLVGYDPVFKVAPPLRGREDVEALRAALIDGTLDCVATDHAPHPQDDKEREFDQAPCGMLNLETALSVMLTDLPGLSLTRLIEVMSTRPARIRSLTGHGGPVVPGAPAHLVVFDPAAEWTVVPRELASKSRNTPFAGRTLRGKVVHTLFGGRFTVREGRDADGQG, from the coding sequence ATGAGCGAACACTCGTACCTTCTTCGCGGCGGTCGCTTGATCGATCCTGCTTCCGGGCGCGACGAGCGTTGCGACGTGCTCGTCTCCGGGGGCGTCGTTGCTTCTGTTGGCGCTGAGATCGCCCCCGACGGTGCGGAGATCATCGAGTGTGGCGGACTTGTCGTCGCTCCCGGGTTCGTCGATTTGCACACTCACTTGCGTGAGCCGGGTCGAGAGGACGCCGAGACGGTGGCGACGGGTACGCGTGCGGCGGCGCGCGGCGGATATACGGCGGTTTGCCCGATGGCCAACACCGATCCCGTTGCGGATTCGGCGGCGATCGTCGAGCAGGTTCAGGCGCTCGGCCGCGCGGCGGGACTCGCGGATGTGTTCCCTGTCGGAGCGATCACGGTGGGTCTGGCGGGCGAGAGGCTCGCAGAGATGGGGGAGATGGCTGCCTCGCGCGCGCGGGTGAACTTCTTCTCCGACGACGGCAAGTGCGTCCAGGACGCGGGGCTCATGCGGCGCGCCCTGGAGTACGCGCGGACGTTCGACGCCGTGGTCGCAAACCACGCGGAGGAAGGCAATCTCGCAGCCGGCGGGCATATGAATGAAGGCGGGATTGCATCGGCGCTCGGGATACGGGGGATTCCGGCCGAGGCGGAAGAAGTGATCGTGGCGCGAGACATCATGCTGGCTCGCCTGACAGGCGCGCGCCTTCACGTGCCGCATGTCTCGACGGCGGGGTCGGTGGCACTCGTGCGCTCCGCGAAGGAGCGGGGCATCCGAGTCACCGCCGAGGTGACGCCACACCATCTTTCGCTGACGGATGAGTTGCTGGTTGGGTACGACCCGGTCTTCAAGGTTGCCCCGCCGCTACGCGGGCGCGAGGACGTCGAGGCGCTGCGTGCTGCGCTGATCGACGGGACGCTCGACTGCGTTGCGACGGATCATGCTCCACACCCCCAGGACGACAAGGAACGCGAGTTCGATCAGGCTCCATGCGGGATGCTGAATCTCGAAACGGCGCTGTCGGTGATGCTGACCGACTTGCCCGGCCTGTCGCTGACACGCCTGATCGAGGTCATGAGCACGCGGCCGGCGCGGATTCGCTCCCTGACCGGGCACGGAGGCCCGGTGGTGCCCGGGGCGCCGGCGCACCTGGTCGTGTTTGATCCGGCCGCCGAGTGGACGGTGGTTCCGAGAGAACTTGCATCGAAATCTCGCAACACCCCTTTCGCAGGGCGTACGTTGCGCGGCAAGGTAGTTCACACGCTGTTTGGGGGACGGTTCACCGTCCGGGAAGGGAGAGACGCAGATGGGCAAGGGTGA
- the carA gene encoding glutamine-hydrolyzing carbamoyl-phosphate synthase small subunit: MRDEAILVLEDGAVFRGRVFGARGESFGEVVFNTGMAGYQEILTDPSYHRQIVTMTYPHIGNYGVNREDVESSRVRVAGFVVREAVKAYSNYRAMGSLQEYLADSGVVGIDGIDTRRLTRHIRSVGAMRGAVSTVDLDVESLRQRVLASPGMAGANLVDAVTTSEPYRAAERVGADVSGDRIYRVAAYDFGIKYNILRSLAAHGCDVTVFPASTPAADLIGGGYDGVFLSNGPGDPAAVPTAVRNIREIVGRVPVFGICLGHQLLSLALGATTYKLKFGHRGVNQPVRRERDGRVEITSHNHGFTVDPSSWDTDAAGHAQTLSGAAEVSHVNLNDQTCEGIRCLDVPAFGVQYHPEAAPGPHDAAYLFRDFVRLMEA, translated from the coding sequence GTGCGGGATGAAGCGATCTTGGTGCTGGAGGACGGCGCGGTCTTCCGTGGCCGAGTCTTTGGCGCGCGCGGGGAGTCCTTCGGTGAGGTCGTGTTCAACACGGGAATGGCGGGATACCAAGAGATCCTGACGGATCCCAGCTATCACCGTCAGATCGTGACCATGACCTACCCGCATATCGGGAACTACGGCGTGAATCGTGAGGATGTCGAGTCGTCACGGGTTCGCGTGGCTGGGTTCGTCGTTCGGGAGGCGGTCAAGGCTTACTCGAACTACCGGGCGATGGGTTCGCTGCAGGAGTACCTTGCGGACTCCGGGGTGGTCGGCATCGACGGCATCGACACCCGGCGGCTCACGCGTCACATCCGGTCGGTCGGCGCAATGCGAGGAGCGGTGTCGACCGTGGATCTCGACGTGGAGTCGCTGCGGCAGCGAGTTCTTGCCTCGCCGGGGATGGCGGGAGCCAATCTTGTGGATGCGGTGACGACTTCCGAACCGTACCGAGCCGCCGAGCGCGTCGGTGCCGATGTCTCGGGAGATCGAATCTACAGGGTGGCCGCGTACGACTTTGGGATCAAATACAACATCTTGCGCTCGCTCGCGGCTCACGGGTGCGACGTCACGGTCTTCCCGGCCTCGACGCCGGCGGCCGATCTGATCGGCGGTGGTTATGACGGAGTATTCCTGAGCAACGGACCGGGCGACCCGGCGGCCGTGCCCACCGCAGTCCGGAACATTCGAGAGATCGTGGGACGCGTGCCGGTCTTCGGTATCTGTCTGGGACATCAACTGCTGTCGCTCGCGTTGGGGGCGACGACCTACAAGCTGAAGTTCGGTCACCGCGGCGTCAACCAGCCGGTCCGTCGAGAGCGGGACGGCCGCGTGGAGATCACGAGTCACAACCACGGGTTCACGGTCGATCCGAGTTCATGGGACACCGATGCGGCCGGACATGCACAGACTCTGTCCGGCGCGGCGGAGGTGTCACACGTCAATCTCAATGATCAGACCTGCGAAGGAATCCGCTGTCTGGATGTGCCGGCGTTCGGAGTCCAGTACCACCCGGAGGCCGCGCCCGGACCTCATGATGCGGCGTATCTGTTCCGGGACTTCGTGCGGTTGATGGAGGCGTGA
- the carB gene encoding carbamoyl-phosphate synthase large subunit, whose product MPRRNDIETILIVGSGPIVIGQACEFDYSGTQACRVLRADGYRVVLVNSNPATIMTDPDFADRTYVEPITAESVARVIERERPQALLPTLGGQTALNVAVELAEKGVLEKYNVELIGARLEAIQRGEDRRLFKEAMVEAGVDLPRSGWAYSLQEARALAAEIGYPVIVRPSFMMGGAGSGFAYDEAGLDRIAGEGLERSPISEVLIEESVQGWKEFELEVMRDLADNVVIICSIENLDPMGVHTGDSITVAPQQTLTDVEYQRMRDASIRCIRAIGVDTGGSNIQFAVDPKTGRQVIIEMNPRVSRSSALASKATGFPIAKIAAKLAVGYRLDEIANDITRETLAAFEPTIDYVVTKIPRFTFEKFAGADTTLGSAMKSVGEAMGVGRTFKESLQKALRSLEQDRFGLNGDGKDPAGTAADLLERVPRPSPDRIFLVEAAIRAGATVEAVSEATGIDPWFCAQIAEISQMRRAIEDAGASLSSGLLREAKRMGFSDVQIASLTGSDEAQVRRARLERGILPVFKSVDTCAAEFEAVTPYFYSTYEDESEVPKATRPTIVILGAGPNRIGQGIEFDYCCVHACFALREVGYDVVMVNCNPETVSTDYDTSDRLYVEPLTFEDVMAVVDAEQPVGVMVQLGGQTPLKLARALEAAGVTILGTQPDAIDAAEDRGRFGELLARLGLPHAPWGVAHSFAEAKAIAERIGYPVLVRPSYVLGGRAMEIVYDDAMLARYIDTAAQVSPEHPILIDRFLEDAIEVDVDALCDGAEIFVGGVMEHIEEAGIHSGDSACVIPPHTLSRSQIAEVVAATRMMAFDLGVRGLINIQFAIRGGQVHVLEANPRASRTVPFVGKATGVPLAKAAARVMAGESIAELRAAGVLPPGDIAPSRGHVAVKEAVLPFSRFPGADTLLGPEMKSTGEVMGIDRSFGMAFAKAEEAADARLPRDGRVFISVRDSDKRAIVLPARRLADLGFEILATQGTAELLERNGIAVTVVAKVGQGSPHVGDLIAAGEVALVINTPSGGGPRKDGDYIRTAAVRYGVPSITTMSAMQAALQAIEVIAGGEPTVLSLQEYHAG is encoded by the coding sequence GTGCCGAGGCGTAATGACATCGAGACCATCCTGATTGTCGGCTCCGGGCCGATCGTGATCGGCCAGGCCTGCGAATTCGACTACTCGGGGACGCAGGCATGCAGAGTGCTTCGGGCCGACGGCTACCGAGTCGTCCTCGTGAACTCGAATCCGGCGACGATCATGACGGACCCCGATTTCGCCGACCGGACCTATGTCGAGCCGATCACGGCCGAGTCGGTCGCGCGCGTGATCGAGCGCGAGCGCCCGCAAGCCTTGCTGCCGACACTCGGGGGACAAACGGCGCTGAACGTCGCGGTGGAGCTGGCCGAGAAGGGCGTGCTGGAGAAGTACAACGTTGAGTTGATCGGCGCGCGCCTCGAGGCAATCCAGCGAGGAGAGGACCGCAGGCTGTTCAAAGAGGCCATGGTTGAGGCCGGTGTCGACCTGCCGCGCTCCGGGTGGGCGTACTCCTTGCAGGAAGCGCGCGCGCTCGCGGCCGAGATCGGCTACCCGGTGATCGTCCGACCAAGCTTCATGATGGGCGGCGCCGGAAGCGGCTTCGCGTACGACGAAGCCGGGCTCGATCGGATTGCCGGAGAGGGACTTGAGCGAAGCCCGATAAGTGAAGTGCTGATCGAAGAGAGCGTCCAAGGGTGGAAGGAATTCGAGCTTGAGGTGATGCGAGACCTCGCCGACAACGTCGTGATCATCTGCTCCATCGAGAACCTGGACCCGATGGGTGTACACACAGGGGATTCGATCACCGTAGCCCCGCAACAGACGTTGACCGACGTCGAGTATCAGCGGATGCGCGATGCGTCGATCCGATGCATTCGAGCGATCGGAGTGGACACCGGCGGATCGAACATCCAGTTCGCGGTCGATCCGAAGACCGGACGGCAAGTGATCATCGAGATGAACCCGCGCGTGTCGCGCTCGTCCGCGCTGGCGTCGAAGGCCACCGGGTTCCCCATCGCGAAGATTGCTGCGAAGCTCGCCGTCGGTTACCGCCTCGACGAGATAGCAAACGACATCACGCGCGAGACGCTCGCGGCGTTCGAGCCGACGATCGACTACGTCGTAACCAAGATCCCTCGGTTCACGTTCGAGAAGTTCGCCGGTGCGGATACAACGCTCGGCAGCGCGATGAAGTCGGTCGGTGAGGCAATGGGGGTCGGGCGGACCTTCAAAGAATCGTTGCAGAAGGCTTTGCGATCCCTTGAGCAGGACCGTTTCGGCCTCAACGGTGACGGGAAGGACCCCGCGGGAACGGCCGCTGATCTCCTTGAGCGCGTGCCGCGTCCAAGCCCCGATCGGATCTTCCTGGTGGAGGCCGCCATTCGTGCGGGGGCGACGGTGGAAGCCGTCTCGGAGGCGACCGGCATCGATCCGTGGTTCTGCGCGCAGATTGCCGAGATTTCGCAGATGCGCAGGGCAATTGAGGATGCCGGTGCATCCTTGTCGTCCGGGCTTTTGCGCGAGGCGAAGCGGATGGGGTTCTCCGACGTTCAGATTGCATCTCTGACGGGTTCTGATGAGGCCCAGGTGCGGCGCGCGCGCCTGGAGCGGGGGATCCTGCCGGTCTTCAAATCGGTAGACACGTGTGCGGCCGAGTTCGAGGCTGTGACTCCGTACTTCTACTCGACCTACGAGGATGAGTCGGAGGTTCCGAAGGCGACGCGACCGACGATCGTGATCCTGGGCGCCGGACCCAATCGGATCGGCCAGGGCATCGAGTTCGACTACTGCTGTGTCCACGCGTGTTTCGCACTGCGCGAGGTCGGATACGACGTGGTCATGGTGAACTGCAACCCCGAGACCGTGTCTACGGACTACGACACTTCGGATCGTTTGTACGTCGAGCCGCTGACCTTCGAAGACGTGATGGCCGTGGTCGACGCTGAGCAACCGGTCGGCGTGATGGTTCAGCTCGGGGGGCAAACTCCTTTGAAGCTGGCGCGCGCCCTGGAGGCCGCAGGCGTCACGATTCTCGGTACGCAACCCGACGCGATCGACGCCGCAGAAGATCGCGGTCGCTTCGGCGAGCTGCTTGCGAGACTGGGTTTGCCGCATGCTCCTTGGGGGGTGGCACATTCCTTCGCAGAGGCGAAGGCCATCGCGGAGCGGATCGGATACCCCGTCCTGGTGCGACCGAGCTACGTGCTCGGCGGTCGTGCGATGGAGATTGTCTACGACGATGCGATGCTGGCTCGATACATCGATACCGCCGCGCAGGTGTCGCCGGAGCACCCGATCCTGATCGACAGGTTCCTGGAGGACGCGATCGAGGTGGACGTCGACGCTTTGTGCGATGGAGCCGAGATCTTCGTCGGCGGCGTGATGGAGCACATCGAGGAGGCCGGTATTCACTCCGGTGACTCTGCCTGCGTGATCCCGCCTCACACGCTCAGCCGTTCCCAGATTGCCGAGGTGGTGGCGGCAACGCGCATGATGGCGTTCGATCTGGGCGTACGCGGCCTTATCAACATTCAGTTCGCGATCCGCGGGGGTCAGGTGCACGTGCTGGAGGCCAACCCGCGCGCGTCCCGTACGGTGCCGTTCGTCGGGAAGGCCACCGGAGTTCCACTGGCAAAGGCGGCCGCGCGCGTGATGGCCGGCGAGTCGATCGCCGAGCTGCGCGCGGCCGGCGTTCTTCCCCCCGGCGACATCGCGCCTTCCCGTGGTCACGTCGCTGTAAAGGAGGCGGTTCTGCCCTTCAGCCGGTTCCCGGGGGCGGACACGTTGCTGGGTCCGGAGATGAAGTCCACCGGCGAAGTGATGGGCATCGACCGATCATTCGGGATGGCTTTCGCGAAGGCGGAGGAGGCGGCGGACGCGCGCCTGCCGCGCGACGGCCGAGTGTTCATCAGCGTTCGGGATTCCGACAAGCGCGCGATCGTGCTGCCCGCGCGTCGTCTGGCCGATCTTGGGTTTGAGATCTTGGCGACGCAGGGGACGGCCGAACTTCTTGAGAGAAACGGAATCGCGGTAACCGTGGTGGCCAAGGTCGGGCAGGGAAGTCCACACGTCGGAGATCTGATCGCCGCCGGAGAGGTTGCCTTGGTGATCAACACGCCGTCGGGCGGAGGCCCACGCAAAGACGGGGACTACATCCGCACGGCTGCGGTGCGGTACGGCGTTCCCAGCATCACGACCATGTCGGCAATGCAGGCGGCATTGCAGGCCATTGAGGTGATCGCCGGCGGTGAACCGACGGTCCTGAGTTTGCAGGAGTATCACGCGGGATGA
- a CDS encoding dihydroorotate dehydrogenase electron transfer subunit: MTPVLVQAQVVRAHPVGSYHLLALRAPEVAAAAVPGQFVSIAPPPSAASILRRPFSVYATSGPEVSIVFDAVGPTTGWLARRAPGDVVDLEGPLGHGFDLPEGHGDDVLVGGGYGTAALSMLGTVLRQRGRRVRAVIGARTSARLLDDPVLRAVTESVEVTTEDGSAGRRGRVTDVLGDLISGGNSGTVFACGPMGMLRAVATEARDSGVPCQIAVEEFMACGIGVCWTCVVPVRADEGVRHARGCSEGPVFDAERVVWQ; this comes from the coding sequence ATGACGCCGGTGCTGGTCCAGGCGCAGGTCGTGCGTGCGCACCCCGTGGGGTCCTACCACCTGCTCGCACTGCGCGCACCGGAGGTCGCCGCGGCCGCGGTGCCCGGGCAGTTCGTGAGCATCGCCCCTCCGCCGAGTGCCGCGAGCATCCTGCGGCGGCCGTTCTCGGTGTACGCGACGTCCGGCCCCGAAGTATCGATCGTGTTCGACGCGGTCGGGCCCACAACCGGTTGGCTCGCCCGGCGCGCGCCGGGCGACGTTGTGGACCTAGAAGGCCCGCTTGGTCACGGATTCGATTTGCCGGAGGGGCACGGCGACGACGTCCTGGTCGGCGGTGGGTACGGAACGGCTGCTCTGTCGATGCTGGGAACCGTGCTGCGCCAGCGCGGACGTCGTGTGCGTGCGGTCATCGGGGCCCGCACGTCTGCGCGCCTCCTGGACGACCCGGTATTGCGCGCCGTCACCGAATCGGTAGAGGTCACGACTGAGGACGGTTCCGCGGGACGCAGGGGTCGCGTGACTGATGTCTTGGGGGACCTCATCTCCGGGGGCAATTCCGGCACGGTGTTTGCCTGCGGACCGATGGGTATGTTGCGCGCCGTCGCGACGGAGGCGCGGGATTCCGGCGTTCCGTGTCAGATCGCGGTCGAAGAATTCATGGCGTGCGGGATTGGGGTGTGTTGGACGTGTGTCGTTCCCGTCCGCGCAGACGAGGGGGTCCGTCACGCGCGCGGCTGCTCCGAGGGTCCGGTCTTCGACGCGGAGAGGGTGGTGTGGCAGTGA
- a CDS encoding dihydroorotate dehydrogenase → MSLETRASTPDLSVRIGSLRLLSPVLTASGCFGSGKEMSGFTDLHALGAVVCKTVTPEPRAGISPPRAAETPSGMLNAIGLQNPGVRSLRDNDLAWLHERDVPAIASIGGHSVDDYVRCAEVLRGTPGLVAIELNLSCPNLGDRGFMFGLAAERTSEVVRAVRGAVEVPLLCKLSPDVTSLVEIASAAVEAGADGLSLINTTLGMAIDVDSFTPKLSTGTGGLSGPAIRPIAVRCVWQVHRALPEVPIVGMGGIATARDAIEFFLAGATAVAIGTANFSDPRVTQRVADGIAEFCKERGIERLGDIRGKVNAQQ, encoded by the coding sequence GTGAGCCTGGAGACTCGGGCATCAACTCCGGACCTTTCGGTGCGCATTGGGAGCTTGCGTTTGCTCAGTCCGGTCCTGACTGCCTCAGGGTGTTTTGGGTCCGGTAAGGAGATGTCCGGCTTCACTGATTTGCACGCACTCGGAGCAGTCGTGTGCAAGACCGTGACGCCGGAGCCGCGCGCCGGGATTTCGCCGCCGCGCGCCGCCGAGACGCCGAGCGGAATGCTGAATGCGATCGGCCTGCAGAACCCGGGAGTTCGATCACTGCGCGACAACGACCTCGCCTGGCTTCACGAGCGAGACGTTCCTGCGATTGCCAGCATCGGTGGCCATAGCGTTGATGACTACGTTCGCTGCGCGGAGGTCCTGCGAGGGACTCCCGGTTTGGTTGCCATCGAGTTGAACTTGAGTTGCCCGAACCTCGGTGATCGCGGCTTCATGTTCGGGCTTGCAGCCGAGCGCACGTCTGAGGTCGTTCGGGCCGTCCGAGGTGCGGTCGAGGTGCCGCTGCTGTGCAAGCTCTCTCCGGACGTCACTAGTCTGGTAGAGATCGCGTCCGCGGCAGTCGAGGCCGGCGCCGACGGGCTCAGCCTGATCAACACCACGCTTGGAATGGCGATCGACGTTGACTCTTTCACTCCCAAACTTTCCACGGGGACCGGTGGCTTGTCGGGCCCCGCGATCCGGCCGATCGCCGTGCGCTGCGTGTGGCAGGTCCACCGCGCTTTGCCCGAAGTGCCCATCGTGGGCATGGGTGGCATCGCTACCGCGCGCGATGCGATTGAGTTCTTCTTGGCGGGTGCGACTGCGGTAGCGATCGGAACGGCGAACTTCTCCGATCCGCGCGTTACCCAACGTGTTGCCGACGGCATTGCAGAATTCTGCAAGGAGCGTGGAATCGAGCGGTTGGGAGACATCAGGGGGAAGGTGAACGCGCAGCAGTGA
- the pyrF gene encoding orotidine-5'-phosphate decarboxylase → MNPIIIALDVPTVEEAAALAETIGDAAGAFKVGLELYSAEGPHAVAAAGGRPVFLDLKLHDIPTTVARAVRALAPHRVDLLTVHALGGRAMLEAASDAKSDEKILAVTILTHLDDAALREVGLPPVAEAVPLLAKLAADAGCDGVVCAPTDLVAVRAACPSPFLIVTPGVRPAGSDRDEQVRALTPREAVNAGADRLVIGRPVTRARDPRAAAMTILEGLR, encoded by the coding sequence GTGAATCCGATCATCATTGCGCTGGATGTGCCGACGGTGGAAGAGGCTGCGGCACTTGCTGAAACCATTGGGGACGCGGCCGGCGCGTTCAAGGTGGGGCTGGAGCTGTATTCAGCCGAAGGACCGCATGCGGTCGCAGCGGCGGGCGGTCGCCCGGTGTTCCTCGATCTGAAACTTCACGACATCCCTACGACCGTTGCGCGCGCCGTCCGCGCGCTCGCGCCGCACCGTGTCGACCTTCTCACGGTCCACGCCCTGGGAGGCCGGGCCATGTTGGAAGCGGCAAGCGACGCGAAGTCCGACGAGAAGATCCTGGCCGTGACGATTCTGACGCACTTGGATGACGCGGCGTTGCGGGAGGTCGGTCTCCCGCCGGTTGCTGAGGCCGTTCCCTTGCTTGCGAAGCTTGCTGCAGATGCCGGCTGTGACGGGGTCGTTTGCGCGCCGACGGATCTTGTCGCAGTCCGTGCAGCGTGTCCTTCACCGTTCTTGATCGTGACCCCGGGAGTGCGACCTGCGGGGTCCGACCGCGACGAGCAAGTGCGTGCACTCACGCCGCGGGAGGCGGTCAATGCCGGGGCAGACCGGCTTGTGATCGGCCGACCGGTGACTCGCGCGCGAGATCCGCGTGCGGCGGCAATGACAATCCTGGAGGGTCTGCGATGA
- the pyrE gene encoding orotate phosphoribosyltransferase — protein sequence MNQAEVRDIFERYDVLQAGHFRLSSGRHSDTYLQCQHVLGHPRLAASLGEAIAHRFGEGSFNVVLSPALGGILIGNAVAYAANVRFVFAERVEGEMKLRRGQSLGRTDRALVVEDVITTGGSAAEVIALAEAAQAAVAGVGSLVDRSSTTPAFHLAALLRVEAANYAESECPMCARGEALSSPGSRHRTSEGS from the coding sequence ATGAATCAAGCAGAGGTGCGCGACATCTTTGAACGGTACGACGTCTTGCAGGCCGGGCACTTTCGGTTGTCGAGCGGACGGCACAGCGATACGTACCTCCAGTGTCAACACGTGCTCGGACACCCGCGCCTGGCCGCGTCTCTGGGGGAGGCGATCGCGCACAGATTCGGGGAGGGATCCTTCAACGTGGTGCTATCGCCGGCGCTTGGAGGGATCCTGATCGGCAACGCGGTGGCATATGCCGCGAACGTGCGCTTCGTATTCGCCGAGCGCGTCGAGGGCGAAATGAAATTGCGACGCGGACAGAGCCTCGGCCGGACCGACCGGGCACTGGTTGTCGAAGACGTGATCACGACCGGCGGTTCGGCGGCCGAAGTCATCGCCCTTGCGGAAGCAGCTCAGGCCGCCGTCGCGGGTGTCGGGTCGCTGGTCGATCGGAGTTCCACCACGCCGGCATTCCACCTCGCGGCCTTGCTTCGCGTGGAGGCCGCGAACTACGCGGAGTCGGAGTGTCCGATGTGCGCGCGTGGGGAGGCGCTGAGCAGCCCTGGGAGCCGTCACCGGACATCTGAGGGTTCATGA
- the mihF gene encoding integration host factor, actinobacterial type → MPLPTLTEEQRRAALEKAAEARRARAELKQQLKAGTLTLSQILSQPTDNTVGKMKVSAVLEALPGVGKVRAKKIMEKLDVSTSRRVRGLGEKQKLALLQEFGEK, encoded by the coding sequence ATGCCGCTTCCTACCTTGACGGAGGAGCAGCGCAGGGCGGCGCTCGAGAAGGCGGCGGAAGCGCGCCGTGCGCGCGCCGAACTCAAGCAGCAGCTCAAGGCCGGAACGCTAACGTTGTCTCAGATCCTGTCGCAGCCGACCGACAACACTGTCGGGAAGATGAAGGTTTCGGCCGTGCTTGAGGCGTTGCCGGGCGTGGGCAAGGTTCGCGCGAAGAAGATCATGGAGAAGCTGGACGTTTCGACCTCGCGTCGAGTCCGTGGCCTCGGAGAAAAGCAGAAGCTGGCCCTTCTCCAGGAGTTCGGCGAGAAGTAG
- the gmk gene encoding guanylate kinase, with protein MASEKSRSWPFSRSSARSRRSAIAGLVVVSGPSGAGKTSVVAAALRRRPEFALSVSATTRPARDGEVEGVHYRFLTLEEFVRAEDAGEFLETAWVHGARYGTPRDPVESSLGAGKTVVLEIDVQGAMAVRAAMPAAVLVFIEPPTPEVLRVRLQGRATEEAEVVERRLRNAASEMSAASEFDFRIVNDDLEDAIERLIRILEAT; from the coding sequence GTGGCCTCGGAGAAAAGCAGAAGCTGGCCCTTCTCCAGGAGTTCGGCGAGAAGTAGACGGTCGGCCATCGCTGGACTTGTCGTAGTCTCGGGTCCCTCGGGTGCCGGAAAGACGTCGGTGGTTGCGGCGGCGTTGCGGCGGCGGCCGGAATTCGCCCTTTCTGTTTCAGCTACGACGCGACCGGCCCGCGACGGAGAGGTCGAAGGCGTTCATTACAGGTTCTTGACTCTCGAGGAGTTCGTGCGCGCCGAAGACGCCGGCGAGTTTCTCGAGACGGCGTGGGTTCACGGGGCCCGCTACGGAACGCCGCGGGATCCCGTGGAGTCCTCGCTCGGTGCCGGAAAGACCGTCGTGCTGGAGATTGACGTCCAGGGAGCGATGGCCGTGCGCGCGGCGATGCCTGCCGCGGTGCTTGTCTTTATCGAGCCGCCCACTCCGGAGGTCCTGCGGGTCCGCCTTCAGGGGCGGGCGACCGAGGAGGCCGAGGTCGTAGAGCGGCGGCTCCGCAATGCTGCCTCGGAGATGTCCGCCGCCTCGGAGTTCGACTTCCGGATCGTGAACGACGATCTTGAGGATGCCATCGAGCGGCTGATCCGTATACTGGAGGCAACATAA